From Peromyscus eremicus chromosome 3, PerEre_H2_v1, whole genome shotgun sequence, one genomic window encodes:
- the Dok1 gene encoding docking protein 1, translating to MAPLCNSRIKAPVLLSGDPDFFLLAPLPPFPHHRRRGRGGAGTPLAPCSPAPPRPLPLGPGSAEGTARTMEGAVMEGPLFLQSQRFGTKRWRKTWAVLYPASPHGVARLEFFDHKGSSTGGGRGGSRRLDCKMIRLAECVSVAPVSVESPPEPGATAFRLDTAQRSHLLAADAPSSVAWVQTLCRNAFPKGSWALAQTENPPKFSALEMLENSLYSPTWEGSQFWVTTQRTEASERCGLQGSYILRVEAEKLTLLTLGAQSQILEPLLFWPYTLLRRYGRDKVMFSFEAGRRCPSGPGTFTFQTAQGNDIFQAVEAAIQQQKAQGKAGQGQDILRTDSHEGEAEGKVASPPVPQEPLGSPPALYAEPLDSLRILPGPSQDSLYSDPLGSTPARAGEGVHSKKPLYWDLYGHVQQQLLKTKLTDSKEDPIYDEPEGLAPAPPRGLYDLPQEPKDAWWCQARAKEEGYELPYNPATDDYAVPPPRSSKPVPAPKPQGLALPDPGTTGGNGSKGHSSDTALYSQVQKSGTSGGWDCGLSGVGSEGAGVKSEGST from the exons ATGGCGCCACTGTGCAACAGTAGGATAAAGGCCCCAGTCCTCTTATCTGGGGACCCTGACTTCTTCCTGCTggctcctcttcctccattcccCCATCATCGCCGCAGGGGCCGGGGAGGGGCGGGCACGCCTCTGGCACCCtgcagccccgccccgccccgccccctgcccctgGGGCCAGGAAGCGCGGAAGGAACCGCCCGGACCATGGAAGGGGCTGTGATGGAGGGTCCGCTCTTTCTGCAGAGTCAGCGCTTTGGGACcaag AGGTGGAGGAAAACCTGGGCTGTGCTCTACCCAGCTAGTCCCCACGGCGTAGCGCGGCTGGAGTTCTTTGACCACAAGGGGTCGAGCACTGGAGGGGGCCGAGGCGGCTCTCGCCGTCTGGACTGCAAGATGATCCGCCTGGCTGAGTGTGTGAGCGTGGCCCCTGTGTCTGTGGAGAGTCCCCCTGAGCCCGGCGCCACTGCCTTCCGCCTGGACACCGCGCAGCGCTCGCACCTGCTGGCGGCGGACGCCCCGTCCAGCGTCGCCTGGGTGCAGACTTTATGCAGAAATGCCTTTCCg AAAGGCAGCTGGGCTTTGGCGCAGACGGAGAACCCGCCTAAGTTTTCTGCCCTGGAGATGCTGGAGAATTCGCTGTACAGTCCCACCTGGGAAG GCTCCCAGTTCTGGGTAACCACGCAGAGGACGGAGGCTTCAGAACGCTGCGGCCTGCAAGGCTCCTACATACTGAGGGTGGAGGCTGAGAAGCTGACCCTCCTGACTTTGGGAGCCCAGAGTCAAATCCTGGAGCCGctccttttctggccctacacTCTGTTGCGCCGCTACGGCCGGGACAAG GTAATGTTCTCTTTTGAAGCGGGTCGCCGCTGCCCCTCTGGCCCTGGAACCTTCACCTTCCAGACTGCACAGGGAAATGACATCTTTCAGGCAGTTGAGGCTGCCATCCAGCAGCAGAAAGCCCAAGGAAAGGCGGGACAGGGACAAGATATCCTCAGGACGGACTCCCAtgaaggggaggcagagggaaaggTAGCTTCCCCTCCTGTCCCTCAGGAGCCCCTGGGCAGCCCCCCAGCCCTATATGCTGAGCCTTTAGACTCCCTGCGGATTCTCCCAGGCCCTTCTCAGGACTCTCTATACTCAGACCCCCTGGGCAGCACCCCTGctagggcaggggagggggtgcATTCGAAGAAACCTCTCTACTGGGACTTGTATGGGCACGTGCAGCAGCAGTTGCTGAAGACCAAGCTGACAGACTCCAAAGAGGACCCCATCTATGATGAACCTGAGGGCCTGGCCCCAGCCCCTCCCCGGGGCCTTTATGATCTGCCTCAGGAGCCTAAGGATGCATGGTGGTGCCAGGCTCGGGCGAAGGAGGAGGGCTATGAGCTCCCCTACAACCCCGCTACAGATGACTATGCTGTGCCGCCTCCTCGGAGCTCGAAGCCTGTCCCTGCCCCCAAGCCGCAGGGCTTGGCCCTTCCTGACCCTGGTACCACAGGCGGCAATGGCAGCAAAGGTCACAGCTCAGACACAGCTCTGTACAGCCAGGTCCAGAAGAGCGGGACCTCAGGGGGTTGGGACTGTGGGCTTTCTGGAGTAGGGAGTGAGGGGGCAGGGGTCAAGTCAGAGGGCTCCACCTGA